ATGTTTGGTCTTGCTATTGGTGTCCCCACTGTAGAAACTAAACTTCTATTCCATTCTATTGGGATAGTTtgggaaaatgtaaaactttgcagCTGTCAGTGAAACATGACGGATAGGGAAGTCTCCCAATGGGACAACTATTTAATGACATGTCTAGAAATGACTTTGCTTTACTTTGGTTATATTTCTTCTAATTCCTGTTGTATCTCTGAAAAAGGAACGTAAATTTCCTGGACAGCAACACAAGTAGTATTGGGTTATTTGGTATGAGGTAGGCTTTACTAGCAGGCTCAGCTTTGCACTTTTTAATGGAAGGCTGCAATTCTACTTTAATACACACAGGGTCAGTCTTATAATTTTGCAGATATAGGATTTTGAATCAACATGTTTCtactaaactgaaatatttttgctCACCCACCATTTTACTATAATTTGTGGCTATCCAACATAATATATCCTTTCTTTCACTAACCTGCCACCCCCTGAGAGTGACGGGGATACCACATAGTAGTCACCAGAATAAGAACTTACACAGGGTTTTGGGACACTTATACTCAGAATGTCCTTTATACCCAGAAGTACCCAGCACTAAAAAATGCAATGTCGCACAGGGAAAGAcaagaccactagggggcactgcggcttgcacggaggtggtgtgagccctgataagggccaaggcacagagtctaagctgtaaccaggtcttctccagagcctctagtggtgaggatgttgcgccgctggttactgccaggctgTGGTTCTTGAGCACAccaaggtaccaaatcacaaagcagaaggatagtcgaggaaagctggggtccagacaggcagcaagcaaggtcaggtcacaagctaggggtcaattgccagggatccaggggacagacaccagtgacacaaaggccaccccggacacagggaacacaggagacactggaagcaacaggaggcacaggtgacacaggaatatccacacacagacaggaacactggaacagcacagagaagttggctgggaaccaacagactggacaacaaggggttaacacaggagctggacagaggtaacactgaattaggcaacaggtgtacaggcaCTAGAACACAGCGCTAGATTCTCAGCACTGGTGAGACTTGGTCCACTTAGTGCAATGTATGAGCTAGCTAAAGAGCCAGGGCTggttctgattggccagcggattgcaCGGAATTGATAAATCTTAGAAACCGAGGCACGCCAAGCGCCAGAACTGCCCATGTGCGCAGGAGAGAAACGTCTGTGCTTTAGAGAAGAAGAGTTAAGTGTGACATGCAAAGAAGGTGAAAAGGAGAGATGAATGTATAGGTCCTGTAGGGTGAAACATGTCAGGGAGGGACTGCTTTGAATTGATTAATTATGAAACAATAACTTTTGTGataaacattataattatattatataaacattagtGATTCTTATCTTCTCAATAAATATTTGCCTTAAGCTGTTGACTGAATACTAAATGATGCAGTgattacaaaacctttttgaaaaattgtagtgattttattttacaattaaaggTACTCCTAGTTAATAGCCAAATATTAATATGGATAATACAGCAATACTTTGATCCAGGAGACTGTTCTGCCTGCCTTGTGCAGGAATAGTTTGTAAGGCACAGTTGCCTATAGTTTCTTGGTGTCAATACTGCTAGAATTAGTGAGAGATTGGACATTTGCCATATGAGTAACTAGGATGACATATTGaacttattgtatttttatagcactgacatattacgcagtgctttacgtGGTCCACTGTCATGTTACAAACTGTCCTTTAATGGgacacacaatctaatgtccctaccatagtcatatgtcattaccccagtctaaggacaattttagggaaagccaattaccctatctacatgtttttggaatgtgggaggaaacccaagtacccagaggaaacccatgcaaacacggggggaacctgcaaactccatgcagatattgccctggcaaaaaaaagcaaacctgggacctaacgctgcaagggccagagtgctaaccactgagccaccatgctgccccatctTCTCTCCACAACTTTAAAAGCAAGATTATTATGCTTGGTTCTCAGGCACTCCTACCTATGGCCATCATGATTTCCAAGACACATGAATTCCAAGAgtcaatatacatataaaagataatcaAGATACTATTTaatgaattaattaaattatcttttaaatagtaaatagtatcttgattatcttttatatgtatattgattCTTGGAATATATGTGTTTAGACCGCTACACCCGTACAATATTCTATTCCTGAGGAAGCTCtatgtggcgaaacgcgtcagatatCGTACGACTATATGCAGTTATCCTTACTTTGCCTTATATGAATATTGAttcaatgtatgtatatgtaaaatatacctgAACCCTGTGAGTATTGTAACGtgtttttgtacaaatgttcaatctgtacttgtattgtgtatgaatgttttctacaaatatacaagcagcaaacctcttttctttaacCTTATCTTCTTCTTTATTGTATAACCTACTAGAGGTGGCTTCAACCGTATCACATGAAGTCCATAACAGGggaaaacatataacaaaaagctttccctcccttttttttgtaacaagagCTGTACAAACAAGCTGGTTCATTACAACAGCCTGTTCTGTCCTATGAAGAGAGGAGGAATGATTGTATAAAGCAACTTGCACATTTAGTTTTCAGTGCTAGATAGAAGTTACTTGTTAATTCTAGGAGGATATACAGCAGGCTATTCAATTTCTAGAGactagagataaaaaaaatgtatgatgtatGATGGAACAAGCTATGGGTCTATACTGCTGCTAACGCTCCATAAATATACTGCCCACGTCCCAGATGACAGTTTCTTGTGCCAAAAAGAATAATTGATACCAGCACTGAATAGGGGAGGGGTAGACAGGATACAATTACCGGACAGGTGAAGAACACCAAGTGTCTTGCAAAGTCAGCAAGTTCCCTTTAGGAGAAAAATCCTTTTGGAAAGATCTTCCTTTGAGCAGCAACAGGATTTAAAAGGATCTATGTGGCCTCAGTAAATAATTATTAGCAATTACTTATGCTAGTGTACATTAACTATCATTACCACTAACTACATAATTACCATTCATTTTTCTGTGACATAGCTGTATGTTTGGAAAAcgtaataaatattacaactgAACTGCAGcctcccatttattctttacagttgtacaggctgctttcctgtactgaaattgcttactctgatttctcTGCACAATACAAGGTTCTCCTAATGTTCCTCATTTTCTAGCTggaagacatccagcatcatGTAGACTTTTTACTCCTAAGCCTTAATGTCCCTGTCTCACCCTTCCAAAATAATTAGATTTCTGTTTCATCAATCCTGGGCTTTTCCCTGGATAGCCATTATGCAAACACCATTTGTCTACTCCTCTAGATTGATATccaaagcattttgatatttatttactCTTACTCTTCAATAAGGAAAGCCCACTGTGGCATCAAGACTAAAAGCCTCTCATCAGGCAAAATCTAGCACCCAACCCCTCCCTCACCTTTCTAGCACACCACATTTGTTAATAGTATACTTTACCGTATTTAGCTAGATATTCACCAAAATGCACCGCCCTGGTTCCTTGACAGTATAATTCCCTTTGTGCATCAGCAAGCACCCGCGGATCCCCAATGCCCCTCTTGCACTGACATCATTGCACCTCTTCATTGTGAAAGGACCAAATTACTGGACAGCCAAAAGTGAGTGTCTTTGCTTTGGTGGTATTGCCAAGATGAAGGAAGGACAATATACTATCAGGGCAGTAGTAGTCTATACTGTAAACCTGCTGAATTTACACTGGTGAAGTGCTGTTTGGAGGGTAATCACCCGGGCTGTTGACCCTGCACTGTGGCAAGGCAGAAAAGCGGAAACACATTGAGGAGGAGCAGTTTGTGTACTGTGTGATGCACAGCTTCTTATATATGGTGCTGGCATTTTCCTGCAATGGATGCTGTGGATGCAGTGATTTAGCTTGATATGAAGCCACTCCATATTGAATTCTTTATGTAAGTTGTGATATTTGGGATGTAATCTTCTGTTCTGGCCAAGAACTCTGCTGTGCAGGGTCAACACCCTGGGTGGTGAATCTTTGCGATATACACAATATTACTTACCTTCACTTTTCCTGATGAAGTGAACTtgaatctgcgaaacgcgtagaaaaaGAATCTATTTTGTTCTTTGATTTCTTGGAGGACCCACTTTATGATCCATGTATATTTGGATTCATAGTGTATCACTAAATATGTATACCTGATATGGGCCTCCAAGTTTTTGCAGTTTTGATAAATAGGGAGGTTTTTGTGCATCTCAAatttggattcatttttttattaaactggttttagtatattgtatttattaaagtttagcaatttaatacatttaatattgtcTCTCAAAAtccataaatttatttttcttgctataCATTGTTTGGAATGTGGCATAGTGAATTAATACACCATAGGGGGTACTCTCTTAAATACCAGTTTATCAGGttatttaacatgttaatgtgaACACGATACACATAGAGAAGGTGGCTTGGGTGGAGAGCTCCCAAAGCTGGTTACTTGCCTAAGGCCTCGATTGGTCTTAGTCTGGCTCTGTCCTAACCAGCTTTGCAGCAAAACTAAGCAATAAGAAAGACTAATCAATGAAAACAGAATTCTCTGCTGTGCTTTTATGTAATgcagaaagaaaatgatttatgctAAAAGCATACAACGCTTCCTAGCAAAGTGATAGGAGAATTAAATCATATTTAACCCTTGCACATCCTTACAACTGGTAATAAAGTATATTGGCATATATTTGGGGGAAATACCTTATAACATCATTGATATAACACTAACTAAACTGATATTGTCCCAAGCACAGAGGATACAGTGACTTTGCCAAATGCTCAGGTGCCTGGCACAGTGCCCCATGGCTTTTAGCCAAGCGGTTTCACTCCCTGCCGAAACTCCCCTCCCCAACTAAACTATCATGGGAGGTTGCGTGCCTGCAAGCAACCGCAGTCAGGTTAGCTGCCCCATAAAAATGATGAGTCCAGCAGAACATACTCTGCCTCTCAGTCTGTCCCATTCTCTTGCAGATACAGAGCCGCAATGCATATGACTGATGTGCTCGCTGCCGCTGACATCTCAAAGGCTGTGGCAGCCTTTGCAGGTAAGAAAAGTTAAGCTGTGTGCATGCTTGAGTgactttaaagcttttttgtCAATTATTCCATCCTTTGCAGAATTGCATGAATTCAGATGTGAATGTTACACTTATCATTGCAGTACAGAAAAGTTAATGAACTCCTTGTACTCATGCTGATGCTTACACATTTTTTGTGGGGTTACAATcctttaagtttatattttttaacatcaaTGACCTTGCAGATGATACAAAAGCAGCCTCAAGGACACTTAAAGGACTTGGTTAGACATACCAAAATCAAAGTCAATATTTTGTCTTAAATCTTTACCATATTATGATTGGAAAATGGATgacttttttggtttttttacttaaaatgttttaacacaagGTGTAGATTTCAATTTTACATATGGAAAAAGAAGTGACTTATGGCAGGTAATGAGTATCTATTTAAGAATATATCTTTCAAACCTGGTAGTGTCCCTGGAAATCATTTACAACTTGCAAACATCAAagtattttagaaagaaaaggtAAGGTTTCCACTCAGCAAAGCTCATCTTTTGAAGAACGAGAGTCCTTGAGTGATCCTCGCCATCCTTGTGATGTCCTAACTGCAGATCTCCGTTCCCAAGATCCCCTCCCATCCATACAATTGCCTGGTAACTTATCTCTGCTGCATGCTTCTTCCTGCTGACTTCTGCATCTTAGCCCCCTCTCCACCCAACTGCCTTCTTCTATTGCTAAGATCTCTCCATCCGTCCTTCACAACTGGTTACATTGGTATAAATCCGCAAAGAAAGTCATTAGAGTGCGTTCACTTTAAAGGAACATCTGATTAACATCTTTATATCAGAGAATTGCTGCCTAAGGGACACAAATCTTCATTGTTCCCTGAAAGCAATTAAAGATGAAATGATGCTGGAGATCATCCCGCTCGGATAATGATAGGCTGTAAATTGTGTCATATATTTAAAAGAGATCGTCCTTCTCCAATGTAGAGCAGGACATTTAAAGAAATATCTTATTTTTAGAAAGTGTTCAAACACAGATCTTTACAAGTCACAGTCCTGCCAAGCAATGCATGTGCAGTAGAAATATGCAAAGTTTTAAAGggttatttgaaaaatgttacagGTTTATGTTGCATCATCAACTCGGTTTATATGTCTCATGGATTCAGCTGGTTAGATCTTTGCAGCGTTCCTAATGTTGTTTTTGTAACTGACATTATAAAAGGAATACCTCTTCCACAAAGAATAACTATGTATGATAGTACACCTTATCAAATGTATCAAAATCACCCATCTTCTTCAATTCCCCAAAACTATAAAGAGGTCTCTCCATTCTCCTCCAATTCAAAACCATTGTGGAGTCACCTGCCTCCCCAAATACCCATATAAAAACCATTAAGGGCTTCCCATCTCTTTAATTATCAGAATATTAAAACTACTAGAGTACACATCTCCCTAGCTACCCCAAAATAAAAACCCCTTGCTGATTTCCCTCCAGTTGTACATGCTACTCTCCtctactgaaattgcttactatGCACATAGTCAGTTTATACCATTCAATGTTTCAGCCATTCagacatccctatttaatgtatagcgctgagtaatatgttggcgctatataagtcctgtttattattaataataataataataattattatttcctggctgatggacatccagtATCAGCAAACAAAAGATGTGCAAATCTAACAGTTCACTTTTCTTAGAAAGTAGCAACAGCCTGAATATAGCAAACACCTGttcctgccagcatgctgtagaaaAAGTGGTTTCTCTGCATTGACCTAAAACACCCTCTGCCTAAAATAcagacctatagctctgcaatTAACAAATCTCATGTTCCCTTttgattggagagctctagccCTGACTCTGCATAGGGTGTGTCAGACCTCTTCGGAGAAATCACTGCTTCCACACCTCTTCAGAGaaatcactgcttccacacagaaggCCTGAATTAtgatagctctccaagactagagaagataggctatcatgggagaacctggatgatccagcaaacctggcttTAATATATCAGTCCCAGAGAGTCTTGCTCTTTAGCTGCTGGCAGGTTTTTCTGCTCAGTCAGTGGCTGCTTTAGCAATACATCAAACTGTAAACTTTGCAATATAATggtgcctttattttttaatcctcCTATCTTTTCCAATGTTTCCTAGCTGCTGACTCATTTAACCACAAGCAATTCTTTGTGATGTGTGGTCTCAAAGCCAAAAGCAAAGATGACATGAAAAAAGTTTTCCACATTTTGGACAAGGACCAGAGTGGTTTCATTGAGCAGGAGGAGCTTTGGTAAGTTAATGGGTACACTTGTGATATATGATCAGGTATGCACACAGCCATAAGTTTATGTAGAATGCATTCTTTTTATAGAAAACACCAGCCAGCAAAATGTTTCCACTTCCATAAAGCTTGACTTGCATGCAGATACCATCAAAAATGTTGTATAATGTGGCCCCAAGGACTCTATGAATAAGAATGAAACAGAACATAGAATTATCCAATATTTGCAGGCAATTTAACAACCTGCATAGGACAATTTGTGTGTACTGGGATGCCTTTATAAACCCTTGTGCAACAATCAGCTTTCATATTCAAGTTTTGCACAATGCTCATTATGAGATGCTTGCTTGCAATATAGAAGTAAATGTCAAAGCTGCAAAtagtaaatgaaaacattactCAAATGTCCTACTGTGCggtacataaataaaaacctattacaaaataataaagctttgaatTGCCATGTAATCCCAAGTATACTATAGACTGCTACTCATCAGAACTGAAAAGGTTTCTGCAAAACAAACATCcatattttacaacataaaaaatattaccgGTATATTTTGCAAACCATGGTGTAATaactaatataacatttttagttaGTGCGGGACTCCAGTAAGTTAAAGCACCCATGGGCGACTCTATGGTACTTTAGATGTGTGATTTTTACTCATGGGCCTCTTTATATCTCTCAGGAACCCTAGATTCAAAATCTCACTGTACAAAGCTGGCCATAAACGTTGCAATCTGATTTTACAATCGAAACTACATAATTTAAGTACCAACTAATGGAGTAATATATGGGGCTCCGTCACAATATTTTGACTTggcaatgtaattatttttaaagtatataattaGCCAACTCATGTCTGGTCTGTACTGTTAGTAAACACATAAATAGAATCATAAAATTTAGTAAAGTAGGAAAATAGTAAAAGACgcatcagatttttatttctacttaTGTCCCCTTGCAGATTCTCCCCTCACATCTGGagaaaattttaaaagttgttcATAGAGTTCATTAGTATTTTATAGAATCATCTTCTCTTTTTGAAGTAGAGGATCTTAAGACTTTGGCATATATAAAACTTGTGGTTGAAAACATGAAAACCACACAGTTAGCTGTTCCCAGCCGTCTCTCTTTAATACTGTGCCGTTTTAACCTGTGGTTGTTGTTCAACCTCAACTGCACTTTGTGTCATGCCATAAAGTTCAGTTGTGATTTACCACGGTTCAATTTTTTCAGGAAGTtgtgatatataaattgatgCAACCGCAACAGCTTTTAACCTCGTTCCAACTGCTTTATATACTACGGCTTAAGGCGGTTacattcaagtcaatagaagcGGCTTGCTAGCTATAAGCAACATGGAGGTTTAGCAACCACAGCTGTAATCCACCCCAAACCACACTGTGACTACAACCACCTGCAACGATATACACAAAATGGCTTTCAACTGCTCCCATTTAGGTAGAAGAGCAGTTGAGCCTGCGGCAGACTGTTGCGGTCAACATAAGGTCTGAAAAAGAGTGAAGAGTGACATTTTGAGGCTGTTATGGTTGACTTATTTAACTAAAGATGGTGATTGCTTGGATTCCATGTTGAACCAAATGATCTAGGTGCTGCGTCATTTACCATGAGCCTTTTAACATCTTTTATCTCTTCTTCTATTCTACAGTCTCATTTTGAAAGGCTTCACCCCAGAAGGCAGAAATCTGTCTGACAAAGAAACCACAGCCCTGCTCGCTGCCGGTGACAAAGATGGAGATGGCAAAATCGGCATTGATGGTATATttcattgtttataaatattggaTGGATTATTATACACACTAAGATACACATATAATGACTAGTGATATAGAATCCCATTCCTGAAACTTTTCTATACTTCTACGAAGTTCTGTTCTGTTTATTTCTGGGCatcaacatttttatgcaaatgaaTCCATAATTCTAGGTGCTGAATTGTAATGCCGAAATGTGAAGACATTAGAAAGCTTCACAGGGTCAGGCAGGGAAGATGAACTTTACAAATCCATGAACCCTATGTTGTACTGTTTGGGTATGCTTGTACCCACACAGCCAGGACCTCCCACACTTTTTAGCTCTCTATCAACATACTGAGGTCAGACAGTTGTTCACCACCAAATTCTCATAACTACAACTCCCACCTCCCGACTCTAGACAACATTTAtcactgtaatgcagggatgctgggagATGTGGTCTGACATCAATGGTTTTTATACTTTGGGTGTCACACAGTCACATCTGATTAATCCTGGTAAATGTAGTCTGGAATCTATTGACTGACCTTCCCCCTGACTTAATTCTGAGGTTCGAGGAGATGAGAGGAAATGATCTGTAGTGAGCCTACAAGCACATTGGCCTCTAAAATAAGTATTCTGTCCACCATTTTGCTTCTAGATacaaattgtatacatttatcaaattattattatttcacaatatttttatagcgccatcatattatgcagcgctgtacaaagtcgataatcgtgtcactaactgtccctcaaaggagctcataatctaatgtccctaccataatcatatgtcattaatgtagtctaaggtcaaatttgaggggaagccaattaacctcactgcatgtttttgggatgtgggaggaaaccggagtacccggaggaaacccacacagacacagggagaacctgcaaactccatgcagatagtgtcctggccgagatccgAACccgagacccagcgctgcaaaggccagagtgctaaataTACCAAATTGTTATTAGAATGTGCCTTGTTTAAATTTGTGCAAATTAATTGTGTGCAAAATCTGCTATTATAAAGCATTACAGCCTCTGTCCCCTTCTGCATGCAATGGTTCCTCCTATTATACACTATGTTGCTATAGGATTCATTTGGGATGTAGGAGTAACCAAAGCAGGGGATGCAGGTACTCAGTACTCCTAGTAATGGTAAATGTTAGGAGTTTCAGCTAGCTTCCCTCCAGAGAGGTAAGTATTCAGTGTATTTTATTACCATGCAATATTTGAATTCTTTTTTAGCAAAGTGACAAATGCGCTTTTAAAAGTTGTCTATCTTTAGCTTACTTTTGACTTTTCAATCTTTATATCTAATCTGTGTCCCACCTTCCTCCCACCTGTGTCCTGTAAATGATCAGTGATGAGGGTAGTAGGGGCATTGGTGCAGATGTAGTAAAAGACTTGGTTGCTAACTTTCAAAGGCGAGTTTTTagcttagcttagtaaatgtggtgataatttacattgcaaagaatacccagtcaCATGCAGGGAAATGTAGAGGCAGAGGCAGCTATTCCCAGTCATGaaatcagctttaaaaaacaaattagatgcaaaaagtaaatctaataaatacatttctggttaaaaaaaaaataaacagccaaGGGTAAATATCCAAAGATATAGGCAACTGAAATCAAATGCAAATATTGGCCTTTTGAAAAGATTTTGGTGAAAAGTGGACTTACTAGCACTTCCTGGTCTCTGCCTTGGCTAGTGAGGCTGCCCATCTCAGTAATGGACTCATAATAGGATAAAAAAGGATATTCAAGCTTTATTTTCACAGAAAAGTTCACGATTTTCAGCTAATTTAATCAGTTTGTTGATTATCTGGGTTGATTCAATGTGCCATTTTCCCTAAAGGCTACCTCATGTTATGAATTTTTCCAATACATGATGACTCTAATATTGCCCAGATTGTGGCAGCTTTACTTCAAAGATTAAAATTAGTAATTTGATCGGCACAATTACTAAATGCCACACGTGATGAGTAGTCAACATCCTATTGTAACAAAGACACAACAGAAACTTCTGTTCAAAATCCTCACCGGAATGGAATAGTAAAGCAATAACCAATTACAAATCCAGCAGGAGAACATTTTTTAGCATTAGTCTGTAATAGGTTCCCTCTGATGGATTTCAAATCACTTTTTAGATTTCAATTCCAACGGTTATCTGAAATGTATCTTTGTTGATCATATGCCTTAATCAATCAACAATCATTAGAAATGTGATTAACCCAGCCATGAAGCCCCAGCAGAAGACATCTAGAAAGTATTCCCGATGCAGCACTACAGTATTTAACATAACAATCACATATACTTTCAATCTCTTAATATTTTTGCAAGACCAGCAATTATAGCAACTAAAGCTTTTATCACTGAATAGAATAGACAGCAAAGGCTTGCCAAGGTTACACGATGCTACTTAATGTTACAGCCTATCACATTTATGGACCCGTTTTTCCATTTATATTATGAAATGTttctaaaatcaatattatttgaGAAGAAGTTTACCTCCTAATTCATGAATTCCACAAAGCAGTACAGAAACAATAAAGGGAACAGAAGTAAAGACTCCCTTGAAGCATGGAAACCTTACCTCTGATCCAGATTCAACATTCCGGAGTATTATCTACTAGGGGCTTTAATGTTTACATGTTATATTCTGTGAGACAACTTTATTATAGCTGTTAAGGCTGTAAGAGATCTATTGGGGCCATGTCAGTATGTCTTAGGTGCAGAGGTGGTCGGCTACGAAAAGCAGccgtcgccaaccggtggtccgggAGAAAATTTTAgtgatccacggctctggccagtgcggaGTCAGAGGGACCCGGCAgggagggcgcaccggccagagccacagaccatgtctcccgtacagatcgcaagctcagggtggtgggtgggttgtgtctctggacaaaacccacctactctccccatcacaggctcagggttcTGGCacaatgacgtcactatgggggaagtttcttcccctttgagcgacacgTGGCTCCcagtgcatgcgcggtccggagtctgtgcatttagtgctCCATAggtcccaaaaggttggcgaccactgacgtAAAGTGCTATAGTTGTCATCAAGTAACTACAACTAATTACAGTGCAGTTCACCAATCCTTTTCAGAAGACATTTGCTGGTAAAGGAttcattttcatgtaaatattctttatatgacacccattttagtttttaatgaaaaactcACATTTTAACTGTTGTCTTACTCCTTGATAGCCATTTACTATTGCAGAGAGTTATGGGAAATTGATCattcatttctttacatttaaggagtttttttttcactttcatatGCATCCATGGGTTAGACCATAAGgggaaaatgtaaacattgaaCGTTGTCCAGTGCAGTTTGCCCTAGCAGCAAATTCTTTTTTGTGAATTTGACTATTACATGATGAATTCTAATTGGTCTGGTGGCACTGCATGCTTTTCTactattttattcaataaatccaATAtcattgtacttttaaaaaacataatgcataaaatatttcttatattttgaatTCAGCTcagtctaaaatatatttttcttacacTTTTATCTCTTTACAGAGTTCGTAACCCTGGTTTCTGAATCCTAACACGTTCAAGCCCCATTCTTATTTGTGCAAAGCGTTCCCCTCCTTGGACACCACTTTATTTATTGCTCCCGTTTTATACTCCACCTCTGGTCCCTGCCTTCTGGATCTCCGTGCTGGAACTAAGCATAAAACAACGCAATAAAGGGCAAAAACACCTAGGACACAagcttcttgtcttttttttttgctatttgcacTAATATGCTATACTTACAACATCTCTTTTTAAAgagatttatacatttataaataaaccggCAGGTACAACTGTTCACATTCAGTTGGTCTAGTCAGacattttcttaaataaacataatatatatatatatatatatatatatatatatgatatattccaacatgtgtatatatatacaatgtttatagTCCATGTGGGCAAGGCCTTTGCTATTGATCCAAGCATTACTTGAAAAGACCAGCCAccccactttattattattattactattattaacagaatttatatagcaccaacataatacacagcgctgtacattaaataggggttgcaaatgacagacagatacagacagtgacacaggaggagaggaccctttcccaaagagcttacaatctaagaggtgaggaaaTATCACAGTTTTACTATATAGAGCCTGAAACAAGGTTCACCAATAATGCCAATATTGACCCAATATTAAAGGGTTGATGAGATTATCcaagggaataaaaaaatacccacaaGTCAGTAAATGTCTGCT
This portion of the Pyxicephalus adspersus chromosome 8, UCB_Pads_2.0, whole genome shotgun sequence genome encodes:
- the PVALB gene encoding parvalbumin alpha is translated as MHMTDVLAAADISKAVAAFAAADSFNHKQFFVMCGLKAKSKDDMKKVFHILDKDQSGFIEQEELCLILKGFTPEGRNLSDKETTALLAAGDKDGDGKIGIDEFVTLVSES